The proteins below come from a single Mycobacterium parmense genomic window:
- the purM gene encoding phosphoribosylformylglycinamidine cyclo-ligase, whose translation MTDPGKSPGREPGSQGITYASAGVDIEAGDRAVELFKPLATKATRPEVRGGLGGFAGLFALRGDYREPVLAASTDGVGTKLAVAQAMDKHDTVGLDLVAMVVDDLVVCGAEPLFLQDYIAVGRTVPERVSAIVAGIAEGCVRAGCALLGGETAEHPGLMEPDHYDISATGVGVVEADDVLGPDRVKPGDAIIALGSSGLHSNGYSLARSVLLDIDRMSLSGYVEEFGRTLGEELLEPTRIYAKDCLALTAETDVRTFCHVTGGGLAGNLQRVIPNGLVAEIDRGTWTPAPVFAMIAQRGRVTREEMEKTFNMGVGMVAVVAPEDTDRAQAMLTARHLECWVLGTVAKGKDGPRAKLVGQHPRF comes from the coding sequence ATGACGGATCCCGGAAAAAGCCCCGGACGCGAGCCGGGCAGCCAGGGCATCACCTACGCGTCGGCCGGGGTGGACATCGAGGCCGGTGACCGCGCCGTCGAGCTGTTCAAACCGCTGGCGACGAAGGCCACCCGGCCCGAGGTGCGTGGCGGGCTGGGCGGGTTCGCCGGGCTGTTCGCGTTGCGCGGCGACTACCGCGAACCTGTGCTGGCGGCCTCCACCGATGGTGTGGGCACCAAGCTGGCGGTCGCCCAGGCGATGGACAAGCACGACACCGTCGGCCTGGACCTCGTCGCGATGGTCGTCGACGACCTGGTGGTCTGCGGTGCCGAACCCCTGTTCCTGCAGGACTACATCGCGGTGGGCCGAACGGTGCCCGAACGGGTGAGCGCGATCGTCGCCGGCATCGCCGAGGGATGCGTCCGCGCCGGCTGCGCGCTGCTCGGCGGCGAGACGGCGGAGCATCCCGGCCTGATGGAACCCGACCACTACGACATCTCGGCCACCGGCGTCGGGGTGGTCGAGGCCGACGATGTGCTGGGGCCCGACCGCGTCAAGCCCGGCGACGCCATCATCGCACTGGGCTCGTCCGGGCTGCATTCCAATGGATACTCGCTGGCGCGCAGCGTCCTGCTGGACATCGATCGGATGAGCCTGTCCGGTTACGTGGAGGAGTTCGGCCGCACGCTGGGGGAAGAACTCCTGGAGCCCACCCGGATCTACGCCAAGGACTGCCTGGCCCTGACCGCCGAGACCGACGTTCGGACCTTCTGTCACGTCACCGGGGGTGGGCTGGCCGGCAACCTGCAACGCGTCATCCCCAACGGGCTGGTCGCCGAGATCGACCGCGGCACATGGACGCCGGCACCCGTCTTCGCGATGATCGCCCAGCGCGGCCGCGTGACCCGCGAGGAAATGGAGAAGACGTTCAACATGGGCGTCGGGATGGTCGCCGTCGTCGCCCCGGAAGACACCGACCGCGCGCAGGCCATGCTGACCGCGCGGCACCTCGAGTGCTGGGTGCTCGGGACCGTCGCCAAGGGCAAGGACGGGCCGCGGGCGAAACTGGTAGGACAGCACCCGAGATTCTAA
- the ygfZ gene encoding CAF17-like 4Fe-4S cluster assembly/insertion protein YgfZ → MNAVPAPDSGPDAGAIWHYGDPLGEQRAAETGAVVVNRSHRAVLTLTGADRQTWLHSLTTQHVAQLANGSSTQNLSLDGQGRVEDHWVQTELDGTTYLDTEPWRGGLLLEYLRKMVFWSDVAVSEADLAVLSLLGPRLTDRAVLDALGLETLPAEMTAVPLPGDGFVRRRVGAPACQIELDLLVPRVEAGEWQNRLRQAGVRDAGVWAYEAHRVAALRPRLGVDTDERTIPHEVGWIGGPGEGAVHLNKGCYRGQETVARVHNLGKPPRMLVLLQLDGSVDRPSTGDPVLAAGRTVGRLGTVVEHVDLGPVALALLKRGIPPDTALTTGPQGSVAAVIDPDSLPPAEHIGAGRLAVERLRGGAR, encoded by the coding sequence ATGAACGCAGTTCCCGCGCCCGACTCGGGACCCGACGCCGGCGCGATCTGGCACTACGGCGATCCACTGGGCGAGCAGCGCGCGGCGGAAACCGGTGCGGTGGTGGTGAATCGCTCACACCGCGCTGTGCTCACCCTGACGGGCGCCGACCGGCAGACCTGGCTGCACAGCCTCACCACCCAGCACGTCGCCCAGCTGGCCAACGGGTCCAGCACGCAAAACCTCAGCCTCGACGGTCAGGGCCGGGTCGAGGACCACTGGGTTCAAACGGAGCTGGACGGCACCACCTACCTGGACACCGAGCCGTGGCGTGGCGGCCTACTTCTGGAGTACCTACGCAAGATGGTGTTCTGGTCGGACGTTGCCGTGAGCGAGGCGGACCTCGCGGTGCTGTCGCTGCTCGGCCCGCGGCTGACCGACCGGGCTGTGCTCGACGCGCTGGGCCTCGAGACCCTGCCCGCCGAGATGACCGCTGTGCCGCTGCCCGGCGACGGCTTCGTGCGACGTAGGGTCGGCGCCCCGGCCTGTCAGATCGAGCTGGACCTGCTGGTGCCCCGCGTCGAGGCGGGTGAGTGGCAGAACCGCTTGCGGCAGGCCGGCGTGCGCGATGCCGGAGTGTGGGCCTACGAGGCCCACCGGGTCGCGGCCCTGCGTCCACGCCTGGGCGTCGACACCGATGAGCGCACGATCCCGCACGAGGTGGGGTGGATCGGCGGTCCCGGCGAGGGGGCTGTCCACCTGAACAAGGGCTGCTACCGCGGGCAGGAGACCGTCGCGCGCGTGCACAACTTGGGCAAGCCGCCGCGCATGCTGGTGCTCCTGCAGCTCGACGGCTCGGTGGATCGCCCGTCGACGGGCGATCCGGTGCTCGCCGCCGGGCGGACCGTCGGACGGCTCGGGACCGTGGTCGAGCACGTGGATCTGGGGCCGGTGGCGCTGGCGCTGCTCAAGCGCGGCATCCCGCCCGACACGGCTCTGACGACCGGTCCGCAAGGTTCGGTGGCCGCCGTGATCGACCCCGATTCGCTGCCGCCCGCGGAACATATCGGCGCTGGACGTCTGGCCGTTGAACGGTTGCGGGGTGGTGCGAGATAA
- a CDS encoding DUF3073 domain-containing protein, protein MGRGRAKAKQTKVARELKYSSPQTDFQRLQRELSGSEADEANQLEEDGPDAWADHDDWRR, encoded by the coding sequence ATGGGCCGCGGCCGGGCTAAGGCAAAGCAGACCAAGGTTGCTCGAGAACTCAAATACAGTTCCCCGCAGACCGACTTTCAGCGGCTTCAGCGCGAGCTGTCAGGGTCGGAAGCCGACGAGGCCAACCAACTGGAGGAAGACGGCCCGGACGCCTGGGCTGACCACGACGACTGGCGTCGCTGA